In Fructilactobacillus cliffordii, a single genomic region encodes these proteins:
- a CDS encoding HNH endonuclease, which translates to MPRVSRCRAVACNKLVPYPKHFCDKHRSQEAEYQAKQNKARKQYFERYNKVNRNRDEQTHKRYNFYRTKQWADLRKQVLSRDYYTCQYCKADGKLTPNSRTVDHVVPIEVDSNLRAEASNLATICRACHKLKTDWEQNYYGTGKNNQLKIVPEIKNIECINKKMKKVN; encoded by the coding sequence ATGCCAAGAGTTAGTCGTTGTCGAGCGGTTGCTTGCAATAAGCTGGTACCTTATCCCAAACACTTCTGTGATAAACACAGGTCACAAGAAGCAGAGTACCAAGCTAAGCAGAACAAGGCACGCAAGCAATACTTCGAACGGTACAACAAGGTTAATCGCAACCGAGACGAACAGACGCACAAGCGTTACAACTTCTATCGTACAAAGCAGTGGGCTGACTTACGTAAGCAAGTGCTGTCTCGAGACTATTACACGTGCCAGTACTGCAAAGCCGATGGCAAGCTGACTCCTAATAGTCGAACAGTCGACCACGTTGTACCAATCGAAGTTGATAGTAATTTGAGAGCAGAGGCAAGCAACCTGGCAACAATCTGTCGTGCCTGCCACAAACTTAAAACAGACTGGGAGCAGAACTATTACGGAACCGGAAAGAACAATCAGCTAAAAATAGTTCCGGAAATAAAAAACATCGAATGCATCAACAAAAAAATGAAAAAAGTAAATTAA
- a CDS encoding DUF1064 domain-containing protein encodes MVKISTQAISNWKTRERSLKSTWNKYHAKKISYAGIVWDSKAELAYYMQHIEGTDQKWDRQKKFTLIPSFQVGSKKKRARSYKPDFCIYDNDGITCYHFLAS; translated from the coding sequence ATGGTTAAGATTTCTACACAAGCAATTAGTAACTGGAAGACCAGAGAGAGATCACTAAAGTCCACCTGGAATAAGTATCACGCTAAGAAAATTAGCTATGCAGGAATTGTGTGGGATAGCAAAGCCGAATTGGCTTACTACATGCAGCACATTGAGGGAACTGACCAGAAATGGGACAGACAGAAAAAGTTCACGTTAATCCCGTCTTTCCAAGTTGGAAGCAAGAAAAAAAGAGCCAGGTCTTACAAACCTGACTTTTGCATTTATGACAATGACGGTATCACTTGTTATCATTTCTTAGCCTCCTGA
- a CDS encoding helix-turn-helix domain-containing protein, with amino-acid sequence MTIYQRIKEVADSKNLPISQIEKALGFSNGSIRQWKDTVNSARLKKVADYLNVSMDYLMGDDIKTPKAMDLGDLSTIMMFDGKPIPEEDKELVRNILRRLRNDNK; translated from the coding sequence ATGACTATTTATCAAAGAATTAAAGAAGTAGCTGATTCTAAAAATTTGCCAATTTCTCAAATTGAAAAAGCACTAGGGTTTTCTAATGGAAGTATTAGGCAATGGAAGGACACAGTTAATTCAGCAAGACTTAAAAAAGTTGCAGATTATTTAAATGTTTCGATGGATTACCTTATGGGAGATGATATTAAAACACCCAAAGCTATGGACTTAGGTGACTTATCAACAATAATGATGTTCGATGGTAAACCGATACCTGAAGAAGATAAAGAATTGGTTAGAAACATTCTCAGGAGGCTAAGAAATGATAACAAGTGA
- a CDS encoding DNA adenine methylase, with the protein MLKLDKSKIRKGKALGLPYMGSKRKIAKQIVEIIKQNYPQYSEVYDLFGGGGTITAELLLNGYKVHYNDADPLVAKAFEKALTLTDDELKSLICSREEFYQIKDKQDKTAIDKLKLLINSFGNRCSAYANAEKVSDLKYSISKSIICDFKKASHYKEQDAYKKANVTFQLDQITRTLRVKELRKLTNYLHKCIFTSKDFEMFSNLKHKFIYLDPPYSDSAGYKDDIESRKVSDEKYIDVRNRLLKMPLGAEIEEDDFVFKLGTFKNNKNRMYYRDVLNKFKIIPFYDWAIKMSQNNIVLISSYEINDPRFKCVFEFKSAHSTLNSNKYNGKQKDKHEKLFMANSEAANGL; encoded by the coding sequence ATGCTAAAACTAGATAAATCAAAAATTAGAAAGGGCAAGGCGCTTGGTTTACCTTACATGGGTAGTAAGCGGAAAATTGCTAAACAGATTGTTGAGATTATTAAACAAAACTATCCGCAATATTCAGAAGTCTATGACTTGTTTGGTGGCGGAGGCACAATTACTGCTGAGCTTTTGCTCAATGGCTATAAAGTTCATTACAACGATGCCGATCCATTGGTTGCTAAAGCGTTTGAAAAAGCTCTTACGTTAACGGATGACGAGCTTAAAAGTTTAATCTGTTCGCGTGAAGAGTTTTATCAAATTAAAGACAAGCAAGATAAGACTGCAATTGATAAATTGAAATTACTAATCAATTCTTTTGGAAATCGATGTTCTGCTTATGCAAATGCTGAAAAAGTATCTGATCTAAAATATTCTATTTCTAAATCCATCATCTGCGATTTCAAAAAAGCCTCTCATTACAAAGAACAAGATGCATATAAAAAAGCAAATGTGACATTTCAATTAGATCAAATAACCAGAACTTTAAGAGTTAAAGAATTAAGAAAATTAACAAATTATCTGCATAAATGTATTTTTACATCTAAAGATTTTGAAATGTTCAGTAATCTGAAACATAAATTCATTTATCTTGATCCACCTTACAGTGATTCTGCTGGTTATAAGGATGACATTGAATCAAGGAAGGTTTCTGATGAAAAATATATTGACGTTAGAAATAGATTATTAAAAATGCCACTTGGAGCTGAGATTGAAGAAGACGATTTTGTTTTTAAATTGGGAACTTTTAAAAATAACAAAAATCGCATGTATTACAGAGATGTATTAAATAAATTTAAAATAATTCCATTCTATGATTGGGCGATTAAAATGAGTCAAAACAATATAGTTTTAATATCAAGCTATGAAATCAACGACCCAAGGTTTAAATGTGTTTTTGAGTTTAAATCTGCACATTCTACGCTTAATTCGAATAAATACAATGGTAAACAAAAAGATAAACATGAAAAGTTGTTCATGGCAAATAGCGAGGCAGCAAATGGTTTATAA
- a CDS encoding ArpU family phage packaging/lysis transcriptional regulator — MALIPEIDREATIKKTKNFFKKVWPRIVLQSGLTAMSLRSPEITDMPTSAPTGNANEKLMVRMLERQDDVKNVIRCINSLEAKKKEIMRASYIDNIPNWKIAQQLGYSEPRYYQLKNEALVDFADASSVYGFKLLIEKS, encoded by the coding sequence ATGGCTTTAATTCCCGAAATTGATCGTGAAGCAACAATTAAAAAGACCAAGAATTTCTTCAAAAAGGTTTGGCCACGCATTGTACTCCAATCAGGTTTAACTGCAATGTCACTAAGGTCGCCTGAAATAACTGATATGCCCACATCTGCACCAACTGGCAACGCTAACGAAAAACTAATGGTACGGATGCTAGAACGGCAAGACGATGTAAAGAACGTCATCCGTTGTATTAACTCATTAGAAGCTAAGAAAAAAGAAATCATGAGAGCGTCCTATATCGACAACATTCCTAATTGGAAGATTGCCCAGCAACTCGGTTATAGCGAACCTCGTTATTACCAATTAAAAAATGAAGCATTAGTTGACTTTGCGGATGCATCTTCTGTTTATGGATTTAAACTATTAATCGAAAAATCATAG